In Methanobacterium veterum, a single genomic region encodes these proteins:
- a CDS encoding prenyltransferase, protein MNLNYDKLVKIVKLGRFHFLLGSFLYFCIGAFLAVILNAEFSLNKFLLGYAILFTAQLSMHYSNDYFDLEADKYGKPSQFAGGSGILVKNPELKKFSKWFSAALLSLSLIIAAAFVLLFSYSIWFFLFMVFANLLGLFYAAPPIRLSYNKLGELATISAGFVMPAIGYLTLMGTIDMPFIIFSMPLLLYQMLFISAVQIPDMEGDKLGGKITWIVYKGRKFGFKIIAVSGILATLSFFSISSTSLYPSILNFKIVALISIIPLSLAILSYLRRTENRKNAIRLVNQNIISLTIFLTLTNFYFLYLIK, encoded by the coding sequence ATGAATTTAAATTATGATAAACTAGTTAAAATTGTTAAACTGGGGCGTTTTCATTTTCTACTGGGAAGCTTTCTGTATTTTTGTATTGGAGCATTCCTTGCAGTTATACTGAACGCTGAATTTTCTTTAAACAAGTTTTTACTGGGTTATGCTATTTTATTTACTGCACAGCTTTCTATGCATTACAGCAACGATTATTTTGATTTAGAAGCAGATAAATATGGTAAACCCAGCCAATTTGCAGGTGGAAGCGGAATTTTAGTTAAAAATCCAGAACTTAAGAAATTTTCAAAATGGTTTTCAGCTGCGCTTTTAAGCTTATCTTTAATCATTGCCGCAGCATTTGTGTTATTATTTTCCTATTCTATATGGTTCTTTTTGTTTATGGTGTTTGCAAACCTTTTAGGATTGTTTTACGCTGCTCCCCCAATTAGATTATCCTACAATAAACTGGGAGAACTTGCAACCATATCTGCAGGTTTCGTGATGCCTGCTATAGGCTACTTAACATTAATGGGAACAATAGACATGCCTTTTATTATTTTTTCAATGCCTCTTCTACTTTACCAGATGTTGTTCATAAGTGCAGTTCAAATTCCAGACATGGAAGGGGATAAACTTGGAGGTAAAATTACCTGGATTGTATATAAAGGACGTAAATTTGGCTTTAAAATAATTGCGGTTTCAGGAATATTAGCCACATTGTCTTTTTTTAGTATATCAAGTACCAGTTTGTATCCCTCAATTTTAAATTTTAAAATTGTTGCACTTATCTCAATAATTCCACTTAGTCTTGCCATATTAAGCTATTTAAGAAGAACAGAAAATAGAAAAAATGCGATACGTCTTGTAAATCAAAATATTATATCTTTAACTATATTTTTAACCCTAACAAACTTCTATTTTTTGTATCTCATTAAATAA
- a CDS encoding GerW family sporulation protein, with amino-acid sequence MAEMEGDMKEMTDVIKTTIDELLKVLATDNVIGETMEIDDKVIIPITKVGLMFGTGAGMGGMRDNKGKGAGAGGGAGISPVSVIVAFKDIKGPEGVQILSVHGMGPLAKMATDVGHGIKKMVEEEGGPEGVMKKGMKMAKKGKEEMGGQGEGESKGVTPRGPGSEPRM; translated from the coding sequence ATGGCAGAAATGGAAGGAGATATGAAGGAAATGACTGATGTCATTAAAACAACTATAGATGAACTTTTGAAAGTTTTAGCTACTGATAATGTGATAGGAGAAACAATGGAAATAGATGATAAAGTAATAATTCCAATAACTAAAGTAGGGTTGATGTTTGGGACTGGAGCTGGAATGGGCGGCATGCGCGATAATAAAGGAAAAGGAGCAGGTGCCGGTGGTGGAGCAGGAATAAGTCCTGTATCTGTAATAGTTGCATTTAAAGATATAAAAGGTCCAGAAGGTGTTCAAATATTATCTGTACATGGTATGGGGCCTCTAGCTAAAATGGCAACAGACGTAGGACACGGCATTAAAAAAATGGTGGAAGAAGAAGGCGGCCCTGAAGGAGTAATGAAAAAAGGAATGAAAATGGCCAAAAAAGGAAAAGAAGAAATGGGAGGTCAGGGTGAAGGAGAATCTAAAGGTGTAACACCTCGAGGCCCTGGTTCAGAACCTAGAATGTAA